DNA sequence from the Prolixibacter sp. SD074 genome:
GCGGCCCATGGTACAGTGACCCGTCACTACCGTGAACACCAGAAAGGGAACCCAACTTCAACCAACCCGATTGCTTCTATCTATGCCTGGACGCGTGGCCTGGCATTCCGTGGACGTCTGGATAACAACGAAGAGTTGATCAAATTCAGCCATACGCTGGAAGAAGTTTGTGTTGATACGGTTGAATCAGGCAAAATGACAAAAGACCTGGCCCTGGCCATCCACGGAAAAGATTTGAAGCCGGAACATTACCTCACAACCGAGCAGTTCCTGAATACCCTGGCTGAAGGCCTGAAGGCACGGTTGAGTTAATAAATGTGTTCCGAACGTGGCTGGGCGCCCGCCTGATTATTTGTATATTTGGGTTCAGATATAAACCTTAAAATCAATTAATCATGTTGAAAGAAGCAGTTAATAAAGCAATAAACGAGCAAATTAACGCTGAATTTCATTCGGCTTACCTCTATTTGTCCATGTCGGCTTATTTCGAAGCTGTCGGTTTGTCAGGTTTTGCCAATTGGATGAAGGTTCAATACAAGGAAGAATTGGCGCATGCACAGAAATTTTTCGACTACGTGAACGACCGCGGAGCAAGGGTTATTTTAGCCCCGATTGCTGAAGTTCCGGCTGAGTTTAATGAGGTAGTCGATGTTTTTGAGAAAACGCTGGCACACGAACAAAATGTTACGGAACGTATTAATAATCTGATGGATATTTCGATTGCAGAATCAGATCATGCTACCAAGAGTTTCCTTCAGTGGTTCCTCGACGAACAGGTTGAGGAAGAGAATACCGTCGATCAGATATTGAATAATCTGAAGATGATCAACGGCGAAGGACAAGGCCTGCTGATGATGGATCGGGAAATGATGAACCGGACGTTTTCAGATCCGACCACCGGGGCATAGTTCTTGATAAACATTTCCCGCCTGGCAAATCTGCCCTCTGGCGGGAAATTGATCGGACCGCGATTTTACATCCGAAAATATTGATTTCGTAAAGAGGAGAGTGCCCCTGGCGGTATTCTCCTTTTTTTCTGTTCTGTGAAGGCAAAAAATTGGGGAATTCGACTCGCCGAAAAAAATAGCGATTGTTTTCAATGCTTGCAACTTTTAGTTTAATTTGTGAGTGATTCGCGATAGAAGTAAACATAAAAAATAACCGAACAAGATATAATGGCATTTGTAACAAAATTTCTAACACAAGTCTTTGGTAATAAATCCGAAAGGGATATCAAAGGGATTCTGCCGGTATTGGAGCGCGTGAAAAATGAATTTGATCGCGTAACCGGGTTTACCAATGACGAGCTTAGAGCTGAGACAGAAAAACTAAAAGGCAGGATTAAAGAGTATATCAAGGCTGAAGAAGACGAAATAGCTTCATTAAAGGAACAGGCTGAAAGTGGTTCGGTGCCTTTGG
Encoded proteins:
- a CDS encoding ferritin gives rise to the protein MLKEAVNKAINEQINAEFHSAYLYLSMSAYFEAVGLSGFANWMKVQYKEELAHAQKFFDYVNDRGARVILAPIAEVPAEFNEVVDVFEKTLAHEQNVTERINNLMDISIAESDHATKSFLQWFLDEQVEEENTVDQILNNLKMINGEGQGLLMMDREMMNRTFSDPTTGA